From Halobacterium zhouii, one genomic window encodes:
- a CDS encoding rolling circle replication-associated protein: protein MYGGQPAGWPDSRAEAVAVSRAEGGPSLDLGRNDSTSPETDENGRYDCRHVYQNFEFENEDGDTSAYRCGSWECYCCGYRMRQNLIEEIKRITAERPEMSRLLTLTLDPAKAPSNQDRQHKYITERWNALRTRLKREIGDFSYIWVREEQENGLPHLHAIVSRYLPSGDRLDRVE from the coding sequence GTGTACGGCGGCCAGCCCGCCGGCTGGCCGGACTCTCGGGCGGAGGCGGTCGCGGTGAGTCGTGCGGAAGGCGGCCCTTCACTTGACCTAGGTAGGAACGATTCAACAAGCCCTGAGACCGACGAGAACGGCCGGTACGACTGTCGGCACGTCTATCAGAACTTCGAGTTCGAGAACGAGGACGGCGACACCTCGGCGTACCGCTGTGGCTCGTGGGAGTGCTACTGTTGCGGCTACAGGATGCGCCAGAATCTGATTGAGGAAATCAAGCGTATCACGGCTGAACGCCCGGAAATGTCGCGGTTGCTCACGCTCACGCTCGACCCGGCCAAAGCGCCGTCGAATCAGGACCGCCAGCATAAGTACATCACCGAACGGTGGAACGCGCTTAGAACCCGTCTAAAGCGGGAAATCGGAGACTTCAGTTACATTTGGGTGCGCGAGGAACAGGAGAACGGACTCCCGCACCTGCACGCCATCGTCTCGCGCTACCTGCCCTCAGGCGACCGTCTCGACCGCGTGGAGTGA